The Microlunatus antarcticus genomic sequence GCGAGCCGACGTCGGCGAAGAGCCGGGTGACGTCGCCGCCCTCCTCGTCGAGGGCGATGACCGCGCGCGGGTTGGCGTCGAGGATCTCGGCGTTCAGCGCGGCGAGCTGCGCGTGGTCGGCGATGTTCCGGGCGAAGAGGCAGACACCGCCGAGGCCGCCACGCAGCCGCCGCCGGACCCAGTCCGGGAGCGTGGTCCCGGTGAAGCCGGGCAGGAGCGTGGGCAGCACGTCCACGCCGTCGGTCATCGGACGAGCCGCCCCTCGGGCGCGTGCCAGTGCTCCCCCGCCCGCCAGACCGCCAGCACGGCCCGCTGCAGGCCGGACGTCGGCGTCAGCGTCGCGAGGTCGGTGGCGGCGAAGGTGCCGGCCCGCGCGAAGCCGAAGAACAGCGCGTCGTCGTCGCCGACCGCGGGCTCGCCGTAGATCCGCCAGCGCTGCTGGAAGGCGGCCAGGTTGGATCCGGGCAGCAGCTCCGGCAGGCGGGGGTCGAGCATCCAGCTGTGGCAGTGGACGCCCTGCACCGGGTGCTCGGGGAAGTGGGCGGCGAAGAAGGGCAGCGCCGCGGCGAACGAGGCCTCCACGTCGGCCGCCGTCAGCCCGTCACCGCGCGGGATGTGGGTCGAGAGGACCCACTCCTCCCCCGTCCCGTCGACGGTGCGCTGCCGCTCGAGGTCGAACTGCAGCCGCCCGAGGCGGTAGAGGGCGCCCGACCAGACCCAGCCGGCCTCCCACCCGTACGTCGCGAGCCCGAAGCTGCCGTGCACCAGCCGGTGCACCCGGGTCTGCTGCCCGAGGTCGGCGAGGGTGGCCGCGGAGACGTCGGCCGGGACGCCCCGCGCGGCGTGGAAGGCGGCGACCGACGGTGCGGTCACGAGCAGCGCGAGCAGCGGCAGGACCCCGTCGGCGTCGAGGTCGAGGCCCGCCCAGACCGGGCCGCTGTCGCTGGGCGGCAGCACCCCGACGCGGTCCACGAGCCGGTCGGCGGCGGTGGTGATGGTCGTCAGCTCGTCGGGGCGGTCGAGCGCGGCCGCCGCCGCGGCCCGCACCTCCGTCGCGTCGCCGGGGTCGAACCCCAGCGCGTCCAGCCGCCGGGCCAGGTCGGGAGCGGCGAGCGCGGCCCGGACGTCGGCGC encodes the following:
- a CDS encoding acyltransferase domain-containing protein, with protein sequence MTTPVRADVRAALAAPDLARRLDALGFDPGDATEVRAAAAAALDRPDELTTITTAADRLVDRVGVLPPSDSGPVWAGLDLDADGVLPLLALLVTAPSVAAFHAARGVPADVSAATLADLGQQTRVHRLVHGSFGLATYGWEAGWVWSGALYRLGRLQFDLERQRTVDGTGEEWVLSTHIPRGDGLTAADVEASFAAALPFFAAHFPEHPVQGVHCHSWMLDPRLPELLPGSNLAAFQQRWRIYGEPAVGDDDALFFGFARAGTFAATDLATLTPTSGLQRAVLAVWRAGEHWHAPEGRLVR